A genomic region of Methanothermobacter thermautotrophicus str. Delta H contains the following coding sequences:
- the rnp3 gene encoding ribonuclease P protein component 3, whose protein sequence is MKFFDFHIQGRDHDSSLRLLLEASRLGYQGGVLVYPSERYPDLKSDLESLRENPELQDFEIARGVMINASDPRDMRRSVNKFRKKADVIYVSGGNLKVNRAACESRRVDVLSAPYTSRRDPGINHVLAREAARNNVAVELPLADVIGSWLKVRARVLEQFREILKLHRKFGFPLLLTSRASSIYDLRTPGDIMNLAECFGMESSEAEESLTSTPASILEDSGNRHLLIAEGVRLLPES, encoded by the coding sequence ATGAAATTCTTTGACTTCCACATACAGGGCAGGGACCATGATTCCAGCCTGAGACTCCTCCTTGAGGCATCACGTCTCGGCTATCAGGGCGGAGTTCTGGTATACCCTTCTGAGAGATACCCTGACCTCAAATCAGACCTTGAATCCCTCAGGGAGAACCCTGAACTCCAGGACTTTGAGATAGCCAGGGGTGTAATGATAAATGCATCTGACCCCCGTGATATGAGGAGATCCGTGAATAAATTCAGGAAAAAGGCTGACGTGATCTATGTCTCAGGGGGCAACCTCAAGGTTAACAGGGCCGCATGTGAGAGCAGGCGGGTTGATGTCCTCTCAGCACCCTACACTTCAAGGAGGGACCCTGGCATCAACCATGTCCTCGCAAGGGAGGCTGCAAGAAACAATGTGGCTGTTGAACTCCCCCTGGCGGACGTCATCGGGTCCTGGCTCAAGGTACGGGCAAGGGTCCTTGAACAGTTCAGGGAGATCCTGAAACTCCACAGAAAGTTCGGTTTTCCACTGCTCCTCACCAGCAGGGCCTCCTCCATATATGACCTGAGGACTCCCGGCGATATCATGAACCTCGCAGAATGCTTCGGTATGGAGTCCAGTGAGGCAGAGGAATCCCTCACATCAACCCCCGCATCGATACTTGAGGACTCAGGGAACCGTCACCTCCTGATTGCAGAGGGTGTGAGGCTCCTCCCTGAGAGTTAA
- a CDS encoding RNA-binding protein, with protein sequence MRDMIHNISYRLMVYGTEDEEKVIEALRNVIPGATPERESAEGYHGNPITVLRGRLDRRRALREFMEKFTEVFRGRMDELEDRFDENGNLFLRLDKQKALEGVWEPVRHGDAIHLKIKVEAYPAKREVAVENIRKILE encoded by the coding sequence ATGAGGGACATGATACACAACATCTCCTACCGCCTCATGGTATACGGTACAGAGGACGAGGAAAAGGTCATTGAGGCCCTCAGAAACGTAATCCCGGGGGCCACACCTGAAAGGGAGAGCGCCGAGGGCTACCATGGAAACCCCATAACGGTTCTCAGGGGAAGGCTGGACCGCAGAAGGGCACTCAGGGAATTCATGGAGAAATTCACAGAGGTCTTCAGGGGCCGCATGGACGAACTTGAGGACAGATTCGATGAGAACGGCAACCTTTTCCTTCGACTGGACAAGCAGAAGGCCCTTGAGGGGGTCTGGGAACCCGTGAGGCACGGTGATGCAATCCACCTGAAGATCAAGGTGGAGGCCTACCCCGCAAAGAGGGAAGTTGCGGTAGAGAACATCAGGAAGATACTTGAATGA
- a CDS encoding 50S ribosomal protein L15e, translating to MYRYVKDAWKNPKDSYVRELMWERAPKWRRDPVIKRIERPTRIDRARALGYRAKPGYIVVRTRVRRGSQRKTRFKAGRRPTRMGVKKITTAKSIKRIAEERVARKYPNMEVLNSYWVWEDGKYKFYEVILVDPNHLAIKNDPKIYWICVKQHRGRVFRGLISEG from the coding sequence ATGTACAGATACGTTAAAGATGCATGGAAGAATCCAAAGGACTCCTATGTAAGGGAGCTAATGTGGGAGAGGGCTCCAAAGTGGAGAAGGGATCCCGTAATCAAGAGGATAGAAAGACCAACCAGAATAGACCGTGCAAGGGCACTGGGTTACAGGGCAAAACCTGGATACATAGTTGTAAGGACACGTGTAAGACGCGGAAGCCAGAGGAAAACCAGGTTCAAGGCAGGTAGAAGGCCCACGAGGATGGGTGTGAAGAAGATAACCACCGCAAAGAGTATCAAGAGGATCGCAGAGGAGAGGGTTGCAAGAAAATACCCGAACATGGAGGTCCTCAACTCCTACTGGGTATGGGAAGATGGAAAATACAAGTTCTATGAGGTCATCCTCGTGGATCCAAACCACCTAGCAATCAAGAACGACCCCAAGATATACTGGATATGTGTAAAACAGCACAGGGGACGTGTCTTCAGGGGCCTCATAAGTGAAGGCTAA
- a CDS encoding carboxymuconolactone decarboxylase family protein, protein MKEDVFYGKGMVHVKEDYPDIYEAVVKLNEAAYTGKVLDYRTQKLIALGITAANSDDRAVKKQIQSAINEFGVTRDEIVDVLRVVLLTSGNPPFVKAMRILYEVLED, encoded by the coding sequence ATGAAAGAGGATGTTTTCTATGGGAAGGGCATGGTGCACGTGAAGGAGGACTACCCTGACATATATGAGGCAGTTGTTAAACTGAATGAGGCCGCCTACACAGGTAAGGTCCTTGATTACAGGACACAGAAACTCATAGCCCTCGGGATAACAGCAGCAAACTCCGATGACCGTGCAGTTAAAAAACAGATACAGAGTGCCATAAACGAGTTCGGAGTCACAAGGGATGAGATAGTTGATGTCCTGCGTGTTGTTCTCCTCACCTCAGGCAATCCACCCTTTGTCAAGGCTATGAGAATACTCTACGAGGTCCTCGAGGACTGA
- a CDS encoding SPFH domain-containing protein — MILELIIVLVLLVLAFKSLKILRPYEKGVVERLGKYQRTVESGLVVIIPFIEAIKKVDMREQVVDVPPQEVITKDNTVVVVDCVIFYEVVDPFNAVYNVVDFYQAITKLAQTNLRNIIGDLELDQTLTSREMINTQLREVLDEATDKWGTRVVRVEIQRIEPPGDIVEAMSKQMKAERMKRAAILEAEGYKQSEIKRAEGDKQAAILEAEGKAEAIKKVADANKYREIAIAEGQAKAILSVFRAMHEGDPTNDIIALKYLEALEKVADGRATKILLPVEATGILGSIAGISEMLSDPEDKGVSEVETESQPAEKPEKH, encoded by the coding sequence ATGATACTTGAGCTGATAATAGTACTGGTACTGCTTGTACTGGCATTCAAGAGCCTTAAGATACTCAGACCCTATGAGAAGGGTGTTGTCGAGAGGCTGGGTAAATACCAGAGGACCGTGGAGAGCGGACTCGTGGTCATAATACCATTCATAGAGGCCATAAAGAAGGTCGACATGAGGGAACAGGTGGTTGATGTCCCCCCACAGGAGGTCATAACCAAGGACAACACAGTTGTTGTGGTGGACTGCGTGATATTCTATGAGGTGGTTGACCCCTTCAACGCTGTCTACAACGTCGTTGACTTCTACCAGGCCATAACCAAACTTGCCCAGACCAACCTCAGGAACATAATAGGGGACCTTGAACTCGACCAGACCCTAACATCAAGGGAGATGATAAACACACAGCTACGTGAGGTGCTTGACGAGGCCACAGACAAGTGGGGGACCCGGGTCGTCCGTGTTGAGATACAGCGCATAGAGCCTCCGGGTGACATCGTTGAGGCCATGTCAAAGCAGATGAAGGCCGAACGTATGAAGAGGGCGGCTATCCTCGAGGCTGAGGGCTACAAGCAGTCAGAAATAAAGAGGGCTGAGGGTGATAAGCAGGCAGCCATCCTGGAGGCAGAGGGTAAGGCAGAGGCCATAAAGAAGGTCGCAGATGCCAACAAGTACAGGGAAATAGCCATAGCAGAGGGACAGGCCAAGGCCATACTGTCAGTTTTCAGGGCCATGCACGAGGGTGACCCGACAAATGATATAATAGCACTGAAGTACCTTGAGGCCCTTGAAAAGGTTGCAGATGGAAGGGCAACAAAGATTCTGCTACCCGTGGAGGCCACAGGCATACTTGGATCCATTGCAGGAATCTCAGAGATGCTCTCAGATCCCGAAGATAAAGGGGTTTCAGAGGTCGAGACAGAATCACAGCCGGCTGAAAAACCTGAAAAGCATTGA
- a CDS encoding NfeD family protein, giving the protein MGPESWIIIAAICLIGEMLTTGFFLLWFAFGALAAAALGYLGFDTTAQFITFAAVSVVLLGVSRPFAARITGEPSKKAVSDRLIGRKGVVMEAISPQNSGLVKVDGETWRATSGTVLDVGEEVSVKAIEGVKLVVEKLEEQK; this is encoded by the coding sequence ATGGGACCGGAGTCATGGATAATAATAGCGGCCATATGCCTCATAGGTGAGATGCTCACAACGGGCTTCTTCCTCCTATGGTTTGCCTTTGGAGCACTGGCAGCAGCGGCCCTCGGATACCTTGGATTCGACACTACAGCGCAGTTCATAACATTCGCCGCTGTTTCAGTTGTCCTCCTTGGAGTTTCAAGGCCATTCGCAGCACGCATAACCGGCGAACCATCAAAAAAGGCAGTATCCGATAGACTGATAGGGAGAAAGGGAGTTGTGATGGAGGCAATCAGCCCCCAGAACTCTGGCCTCGTGAAGGTTGATGGTGAAACATGGAGGGCCACATCAGGCACAGTGCTTGATGTGGGTGAAGAGGTAAGTGTGAAGGCCATTGAGGGCGTTAAACTCGTTGTTGAAAAACTGGAGGAACAGAAATGA
- a CDS encoding ABC transporter permease, whose translation MRFITLVLKNPFRSRARSLLAITGIAIGIATIVTLGVITEGLKTSTEDTLKAGGADFTIVESNVSDMFFSKIDEEYVDRVRNVSGVEDAVGILMAVQPLDDNPYFVLIGIDPAKINMSQIKITEGRTLQDPDADEVIMGKVASENHGKKVGDTIKIKNREYRVVGIFESGDMQQDSGAFISLKKLQRIEDKEGKLTMIYVKMTRNSAVEDVTDRIEKRYSDLTTIASLEDLQSVDQGLQTIDTATWAISLLAIIIGGIGVINTMIMSVFERTREIGVLKAVGWRDRRILAMILGESVVLTAIAGAAGSVLGVAAIQVLLALGMKGFIEPVYSPEIFMRAFAVAFTVGILGGLYPAYRASRLAPTEALRYE comes from the coding sequence ATGAGGTTCATAACACTCGTTCTGAAGAATCCATTCAGAAGCCGTGCAAGGAGTCTCCTTGCAATTACAGGTATTGCAATAGGGATTGCAACCATAGTAACCCTTGGCGTTATAACAGAGGGTCTGAAGACGTCCACAGAGGACACACTGAAGGCCGGAGGCGCTGACTTCACCATAGTGGAGTCCAATGTCTCGGACATGTTCTTTAGCAAGATAGATGAGGAATACGTTGATAGGGTCAGGAATGTGAGCGGGGTGGAGGACGCTGTGGGGATCCTCATGGCGGTCCAGCCGCTGGATGACAACCCCTACTTCGTTTTAATAGGTATAGACCCTGCGAAGATCAATATGAGCCAGATAAAGATAACAGAGGGGAGAACACTCCAGGACCCTGATGCAGATGAGGTCATAATGGGCAAGGTTGCATCTGAGAACCATGGAAAGAAAGTCGGTGACACCATAAAGATAAAGAACCGTGAGTACAGGGTCGTGGGCATATTCGAGTCAGGTGATATGCAGCAGGACTCAGGTGCGTTCATCTCACTTAAGAAACTCCAGAGGATAGAGGATAAGGAGGGCAAGCTCACCATGATATATGTGAAAATGACCCGAAATTCAGCTGTGGAGGATGTCACCGATAGAATCGAGAAGAGGTACAGTGACCTCACAACCATAGCCTCCCTGGAGGACCTCCAGAGCGTCGACCAGGGACTTCAGACCATCGACACTGCTACATGGGCCATTTCACTCCTCGCCATAATAATAGGAGGTATAGGAGTAATAAATACCATGATAATGTCCGTTTTTGAGAGGACAAGGGAGATCGGAGTTCTCAAGGCTGTTGGCTGGAGGGACAGGAGGATACTCGCCATGATCCTTGGAGAATCTGTGGTCCTCACCGCCATTGCGGGTGCTGCTGGTTCAGTGCTCGGAGTCGCAGCGATACAGGTCCTCCTCGCCCTCGGGATGAAGGGATTCATAGAGCCAGTCTACAGTCCTGAAATCTTCATGAGGGCCTTTGCGGTGGCATTCACAGTGGGTATACTAGGAGGGCTCTACCCTGCCTACCGGGCCTCAAGGCTTGCCCCCACCGAGGCCCTCAGGTACGAGTAG
- a CDS encoding ABC transporter ATP-binding protein encodes MKAIEVRDLRKSFDSGRIRALNGVNLEVDGGEFISIMGPSGSGKSTLLNMIGALDVPDSGTICVAGRDLSRERDLSRLRAEEIGFVFQLHNLIPNLTALENVEIPMFAVKHENMEERAMELLEYVDLADKAHRKPTELSGGERQRVAIARALANDPSIILADEPTGSLDSRTSQRVLRKLRELQEDEGVTLVVVTHEPDVAAMASRTIRILDGVIVDDGY; translated from the coding sequence ATGAAGGCCATAGAAGTCAGGGACCTCAGAAAGAGTTTTGATAGCGGGAGGATAAGGGCCCTTAACGGGGTCAACCTTGAGGTCGATGGTGGAGAGTTCATATCAATAATGGGACCATCAGGTTCCGGTAAATCAACCCTCCTTAACATGATAGGCGCCCTTGACGTTCCTGACTCCGGCACGATCTGTGTAGCCGGCAGGGACCTCTCAAGGGAAAGGGATCTTAGCCGGCTGAGGGCCGAGGAGATAGGTTTCGTGTTCCAGCTGCACAACCTCATACCCAACCTTACGGCCCTTGAGAACGTGGAGATACCCATGTTTGCGGTTAAACATGAGAACATGGAGGAACGTGCCATGGAGCTCCTTGAATATGTTGATCTCGCTGATAAGGCCCACAGGAAGCCCACGGAACTATCTGGTGGTGAACGCCAGAGGGTTGCCATTGCACGTGCCCTCGCCAATGATCCATCCATAATACTTGCAGATGAGCCAACAGGGTCCCTTGATTCAAGGACCAGCCAGAGAGTCCTCAGAAAGCTGAGGGAGCTCCAGGAGGACGAGGGGGTGACCCTGGTTGTTGTGACCCATGAACCAGACGTGGCTGCCATGGCCTCAAGGACCATCAGGATACTGGATGGCGTTATTGTGGACGACGGGTATTGA
- the afpA gene encoding archaeoflavoprotein AfpA: protein MTEKLSVAWCITGAGEKLTETYAIMKDVKKIYGDRVKIDVFISKAGDQVVKYYGLYRDLETSFDRKWVEINANSPFLAGQVQLGKYDFILVAPCTSNSTAKISLRIGDTLVTNAVIMAQKASVPVYIMPSDYSEGKVVTTLPNGKKLELRITKEDVEHVKKISKMDRTEVFSDPQKIYKIFEEWTYPKDQ from the coding sequence ATGACAGAAAAACTCAGCGTGGCCTGGTGCATAACCGGGGCCGGGGAGAAACTGACGGAAACCTACGCCATAATGAAGGATGTTAAGAAGATATACGGGGACCGTGTTAAAATAGACGTCTTCATATCGAAGGCAGGGGACCAGGTTGTGAAGTACTATGGACTCTACAGGGACCTGGAGACAAGCTTTGACAGGAAATGGGTTGAAATAAACGCAAATTCGCCATTCCTTGCAGGTCAGGTCCAGCTGGGAAAGTATGACTTCATACTTGTTGCGCCGTGCACATCCAACAGCACCGCCAAGATATCCCTGAGGATAGGGGATACACTCGTGACCAACGCCGTTATAATGGCACAGAAGGCCTCAGTACCTGTCTACATCATGCCATCTGACTACAGTGAGGGGAAGGTAGTAACAACACTCCCCAACGGTAAAAAACTGGAACTGCGGATAACAAAGGAGGATGTTGAGCACGTGAAGAAGATATCAAAGATGGATAGGACAGAGGTCTTCAGTGACCCACAGAAGATATACAAGATATTTGAGGAGTGGACATACCCCAAGGATCAGTAG
- a CDS encoding adenosine-specific kinase translates to MELKKVKIESWEDINLILGQSHFIKTVEDIYEAIVNTVPQAKFGIAFAEASGDCLVRRAGNDEELEELAAETMLEIAAGHSFIVFLKDAFPINVLQRIKDVPEVVNIYCATANPVEVIIAETDQGRGILGVIDGNSPGEIEGDEDIAARKKFLRVIGYKF, encoded by the coding sequence ATGGAGTTAAAGAAGGTTAAGATAGAGTCCTGGGAGGATATCAACCTCATACTGGGACAGAGCCACTTCATAAAGACGGTCGAGGACATCTATGAGGCAATTGTGAACACGGTTCCCCAGGCGAAATTTGGGATCGCATTTGCTGAGGCATCAGGGGACTGCCTGGTGAGGCGCGCGGGAAATGATGAGGAGCTCGAGGAACTGGCTGCAGAGACCATGCTTGAGATTGCAGCAGGACACTCCTTCATAGTGTTCCTGAAGGATGCATTCCCGATAAACGTCCTACAGCGCATAAAGGACGTCCCGGAGGTTGTCAATATCTACTGTGCAACAGCGAATCCAGTTGAGGTTATCATAGCAGAGACGGATCAGGGAAGGGGTATTCTGGGCGTCATTGATGGTAACAGTCCCGGGGAGATAGAGGGTGATGAGGATATAGCTGCAAGGAAGAAATTCCTCCGTGTTATAGGTTACAAGTTTTAG
- a CDS encoding helix-turn-helix domain-containing protein: MKEKSKEIGSRVRELRELSEITEEEMADYLKIDVETYRRYETGEDDIPASILFEIAHRLGVDMGLLLTGEETRMHIFTVTRKGKGVEVERRKQYRYENLAEKFIHKKAEPFIVTVEPREEKPKTNSHPGQEFNYVLEGRIKFYIHDNEIILNEGDSIFFDSSYEHAMEALDGKKARFLAIIM, from the coding sequence ATGAAAGAGAAAAGCAAGGAGATAGGTTCCCGTGTAAGGGAACTCAGGGAACTCTCAGAAATCACGGAAGAAGAGATGGCCGATTACCTGAAAATCGACGTTGAAACGTACCGCCGCTATGAGACAGGAGAGGATGATATCCCTGCAAGCATACTCTTCGAGATAGCCCACAGGCTGGGTGTGGACATGGGACTGCTCCTCACAGGAGAGGAGACCCGTATGCACATCTTCACCGTAACCAGGAAGGGCAAGGGTGTGGAGGTTGAAAGAAGAAAACAGTACCGCTATGAGAACCTTGCAGAGAAGTTCATACACAAGAAGGCTGAACCCTTCATAGTCACAGTCGAACCCCGGGAGGAGAAACCAAAAACCAACAGCCACCCTGGCCAGGAATTCAACTACGTCCTTGAGGGGCGCATAAAGTTCTACATACACGACAATGAGATAATACTCAACGAAGGGGACTCCATATTCTTTGACTCATCCTATGAACACGCCATGGAGGCCCTGGACGGCAAAAAGGCAAGGTTCCTGGCAATAATAATGTAG
- the vorC gene encoding 3-methyl-2-oxobutanoate dehydrogenase subunit VorC has protein sequence MKKAYPVINSVECKACERCIIACPRKVLQMSSKINERGYHYVEYRGEGCNGCGNCYYTCPEINAIEVHIERCEDGNTDG, from the coding sequence ATGAAGAAGGCCTATCCTGTAATAAACAGTGTGGAGTGCAAGGCATGTGAACGCTGCATAATCGCATGCCCCAGGAAGGTCCTCCAGATGAGCAGCAAAATCAATGAGAGGGGCTATCACTACGTTGAGTACCGGGGAGAGGGGTGCAATGGATGCGGAAACTGCTACTACACCTGCCCCGAGATAAACGCCATTGAGGTCCACATAGAGAGGTGTGAAGATGGCAACACAGATGGTTAA
- the vorB gene encoding 3-methyl-2-oxobutanoate dehydrogenase subunit VorB: MATQMVKGNTAVIIGAMYAGCDCYFGYPITPASEILHEASRYFPMVGRKFVQAESEEAAINMVYGAAAAGHRVMTASSGPGISLKQEGISFLAGAELPAVIVDVMRAGPGLGNIGPEQGDYNQIVKGGGHGNYRNMVLAPSSVQEMCDLTMEAFELADKYRNPVVVLTDAVLGQMAEPLRFPEEAVEHRPDTSWAVCGNRETMKNLVTSIFLDFDELEEFNFYLQEKYARIEENEVRYEEYLVDDAEIVMVAYGISSRVARSAVETARAEGINVGLLRPITLFPFPSDRIRELADGGCRFISVEMSSGQMREDIRMASGCRDVELVNRMGGNLIELRDVLEKIREVAGDSSD; this comes from the coding sequence ATGGCAACACAGATGGTTAAGGGAAACACTGCGGTGATAATAGGGGCAATGTATGCTGGCTGCGACTGCTACTTCGGCTACCCCATAACACCGGCAAGTGAGATACTCCATGAGGCTTCAAGGTACTTCCCAATGGTGGGAAGGAAATTCGTGCAGGCAGAATCAGAGGAGGCAGCCATAAACATGGTATACGGTGCAGCCGCAGCAGGGCACAGGGTAATGACAGCATCATCAGGGCCCGGCATAAGTCTGAAACAGGAGGGGATCTCCTTCCTTGCCGGTGCAGAGCTCCCTGCAGTCATAGTGGATGTGATGAGGGCCGGTCCGGGTCTCGGAAATATTGGACCGGAGCAGGGAGACTACAACCAGATTGTGAAGGGCGGAGGGCACGGAAACTACCGTAACATGGTACTGGCACCCAGCAGCGTCCAGGAGATGTGCGACCTCACAATGGAGGCCTTTGAACTGGCAGATAAGTACAGGAACCCTGTGGTTGTCCTCACAGATGCCGTGCTCGGTCAGATGGCTGAACCACTGCGCTTCCCGGAGGAGGCAGTTGAGCACAGACCAGACACCTCATGGGCTGTCTGCGGTAACAGGGAGACAATGAAAAACCTTGTAACCTCAATATTCCTTGACTTTGATGAGCTTGAGGAGTTCAACTTCTACCTCCAGGAGAAGTATGCCAGGATAGAGGAGAACGAGGTGAGATACGAGGAGTATCTGGTGGATGATGCAGAGATCGTCATGGTGGCCTATGGTATAAGCAGCAGGGTGGCCAGGAGCGCCGTTGAAACTGCGAGGGCAGAGGGTATAAATGTGGGCCTCCTCAGACCCATAACACTCTTCCCGTTCCCATCAGACAGAATCCGTGAACTTGCAGATGGTGGCTGCAGGTTCATATCAGTTGAGATGAGCAGCGGACAGATGAGGGAGGATATAAGGATGGCCTCAGGCTGCAGGGACGTTGAACTCGTTAACAGGATGGGTGGAAACCTTATAGAACTCAGGGATGTTCTTGAGAAGATCAGAGAAGTTGCGGGGGATTCCAGTGACTAA
- a CDS encoding 2-oxoacid:acceptor oxidoreductase family protein, translating into MFLRRSEKLRGIPVTKKVIRKPDSLHDVFERKGGSAPTATHYCAGCGHGILHKLIGEAMDELGIQERAVMISPVGCAVFAYYYFDCGNVQVAHGRAPAVGTGISRAEDDAVVILYQGDGDLASIGLNETIQAANRGEKLAVFFVNNTVYGMTGGQMAPTTLVGEVTVTCPTGRDPRYAGYPLHMCELLDNLQAPVFIERVSLADPKRIRRARRAIKRALEIQRDGKGYAFVEVLSPCPTNLRQDAEGAERFLKEEMEKEFPVKNFRDRSAETEPLIRSESDFSRESLDRIFQIREDSVPDPVDDPEFPEVRVKIAGFGGQGVLSMGLTLAQAACSEGRHTSWYPAYGPEQRGGTSSCGVVISGERVGSPAVDTPDVLVALNQPSLDEFADDVADGGIILYDSTTASFSGGAVRAMGVPALEIARKHGTARAANTVMLGVMMALGLTGLDEESFREAIKFTFAGKEKIIDMNLRILEAGAEWARENIEGEL; encoded by the coding sequence ATGTTCTTGAGAAGATCAGAGAAGTTGCGGGGGATTCCAGTGACTAAGAAGGTGATCAGAAAGCCGGATTCACTCCACGATGTATTTGAGAGGAAGGGTGGAAGCGCACCCACAGCAACACACTACTGTGCAGGATGCGGGCACGGTATACTGCACAAGCTGATAGGGGAAGCCATGGATGAACTCGGGATACAGGAAAGGGCCGTCATGATAAGTCCGGTGGGCTGCGCGGTATTCGCCTACTACTACTTTGACTGTGGAAACGTCCAGGTGGCCCATGGCCGCGCCCCTGCCGTTGGAACAGGGATATCCCGTGCAGAGGACGACGCGGTTGTCATACTCTACCAGGGCGACGGGGACCTTGCATCAATCGGCCTCAACGAGACCATACAGGCAGCCAACCGCGGGGAGAAACTTGCGGTGTTCTTCGTAAACAACACCGTCTACGGTATGACCGGAGGCCAGATGGCACCAACAACCCTTGTAGGTGAGGTGACTGTCACCTGCCCCACCGGCAGGGATCCCAGGTACGCAGGTTACCCCCTCCACATGTGCGAACTTCTGGACAACCTTCAGGCCCCTGTATTCATAGAACGGGTGTCACTGGCAGACCCCAAGCGGATAAGAAGGGCAAGAAGGGCCATTAAAAGGGCACTGGAGATCCAGAGAGATGGTAAAGGATACGCATTCGTTGAGGTACTGTCTCCCTGCCCCACAAATCTCAGACAGGACGCTGAAGGTGCAGAAAGGTTCCTCAAGGAGGAGATGGAGAAGGAATTCCCTGTAAAGAACTTCAGGGACCGTTCAGCCGAAACAGAGCCGCTGATAAGGTCAGAGAGTGACTTCTCTAGGGAGAGTCTTGACAGGATATTCCAGATCAGGGAGGACTCCGTCCCGGACCCTGTGGATGACCCTGAATTCCCTGAGGTGAGGGTGAAGATTGCAGGTTTCGGTGGTCAGGGCGTCCTGAGCATGGGACTGACACTCGCCCAGGCAGCCTGCAGCGAGGGCAGACACACATCCTGGTACCCTGCCTATGGCCCCGAACAGAGGGGGGGCACCTCAAGCTGCGGCGTTGTTATATCCGGTGAAAGGGTGGGTTCACCTGCAGTTGACACACCCGACGTCCTGGTGGCCCTCAACCAGCCATCACTCGATGAATTCGCAGATGACGTGGCCGATGGGGGAATCATACTCTATGACTCCACAACAGCCAGCTTCAGTGGTGGTGCCGTGAGGGCCATGGGTGTGCCCGCCCTTGAGATCGCAAGGAAACATGGAACAGCAAGGGCCGCCAACACGGTCATGCTGGGGGTTATGATGGCCCTCGGACTCACAGGCCTTGATGAGGAATCATTCAGGGAGGCCATAAAATTCACCTTCGCAGGTAAGGAAAAGATCATAGATATGAACCTGAGGATCCTTGAGGCAGGTGCAGAGTGGGCAAGAGAAAACATTGAGGGGGAATTATAA